CAGCGCACTGACCGTCATGATCCGCGGATAGAGCTTTTCATAATACCACAGCTTAGAGAAGTAAAAACCGATTGGCGAACATTCGATATGAGAATTTTCCTCGACCCGCCGGCACAGCCAGTCCACCGCTTTTTCCAGGCCTGGGTAGTTTTCTATGCCCTTATTATCGCAGAGTAACCCTTCAATGGCCAGCGAAGTCTCCTCAACACTGCTTTCGTATCGTCCATTGGTGGCATCTTTGACGGCCTGACCACCCCCGAAACCGCCGTCTTCGTTCTGTTGGTTCGCAAGCCAGTTGAGAGCTTTTACCGGAATCTTGGCAGGCTCGAAATCGGGGAAGCCGAGTTCTTCCGTATCCACGGATTCAAACATTGGGAACAGCACCTCGCGGTAATAGCAGAGGACTTTGACCGTCCCGTAGATGGGATTCTCCTCTTCGGGATGATCTTGATTGCCGAACCAAAGTGGTAGCCAACGGTCGTTGTGTTGCTGATCTTGAAGGTAGAGCCAGCCATTGCCAACATTTTTCTGTTGGGTCATTTCCCACGAAAACCAAGCGAATAGGCCTCGCAGTGCATGTGCCGTGATGTCGCTACCACTTCGATCAAAGGGTTGCGTTCCCCAGCCTCGGCAGAATGTTGGCCAGCCACCATCTTTGTTCTGTAAGTCGATCAGCCATTGGCATCCATGGTGGGCTGCTGTGTGGATTTGCTCTTTGGTGGCTTCGTCGAAATCGCCGTGATCGTGGAAATTTCGTAACGCTAAAAGTGCCCCCGGCGTGTCATCAGCATCGGGCACACTGCCACTCAAATCGGTCCAGCCCCAGCCGCCAGGATCTGCCCCGGTAAATGGGTGAATCTCCTTGTTTTGGCAGTCCAAAAGCCACTCAAGACATTCCGACGTGAGGTGCGAGTTGTCGTCTTCCAGTACCGACAATGCATTGATCGACAGCGTAGTGACCCAGGTTGCCAGGTTGGTATCAATGGGCCAGCTTCCGTCAGGGCGAACGCTTTCGCGAATGAAACGGAGGCCGTTCTGGGCAACCTGGCTGTTCGCCCGTCCGGTCGAGGCCAGGCTCATCACGACAAAGCTCGTCAGAGGGATCGCCTCGAGATAGCCGCCACTTTCCGGCTGCATCTTGGTCAGGACCTTGGCGGCCGAGTTGAACGTGGCACCGCGGATCATTCTCATGACCGGGTTCCACGGTTTGTCGTGGAAGTACTTGGCCTGACCGATCGCGACCAACGCCGGAATCGCGTAGCTGACGACCGGTAACTGGATGAACTTGTAAAACGACTGCGGCAGGACGGCGGCCTCGAAGGGGAGGGGAGCGACCTCTTTCCAAGAGACTAATCCGGCGAGCGCATAGTTCGTAAGAATTGGCACCGCAAATGTCTTGTCTTTCCCGTAACGAGCACGCAGACCGGGTATGCCCCCTTTCTTTTCGATGTAGTCATTTGCCGCCGACAGGACACTTGGGTTTTTCTCGGCATCGCTGGTGAGTGTCAGTGCGGCAACGGCCAGCATGGTGGTGGCGATGTTGGAGTAACTCAGATCGGTATCACCCCACCCACCGTCGGTGTTTTGGTGGTCGAGCAGATACTGCACACCCCCACGGATGAGCGACGCATCAGCATCGCTGGATTGTGAGCCATTTCGCAGTGCCAGTTGCAAAGCGCTGACGGCTGTCGCGGTCGAAAGGGCCGATGTGGATAGTTCGCCGATCCAGTGCCCCGACGGGTCTCGCTCGTTGAGGAGATCTTGTTTGGCGATTTCGTAACAGGCGCGAATGCGGGCAAGATCAATCATGCAGACACAATCAGGCAGATGGGCAAGCGGACGAAGGTCCTTGCATCGTAAATGGCATGGCAAAACGTGTCTATCGCCAGCGTGGTTTCCACTGACTTTTGCCGCCTGTTGGGTTAGAATAAATCGCTGCACGTCCCCCTCGATCCCTCCAAGGTATCTGCATGTATTTTCGTCTGGCAAAACGCGCTCTTCTGGAAACGGACAAACGTCTCGTTGCCAAGTTCCTGTGGCTGATGGGCTATAAGGGGCTGCGTAGTGTTCAGAAGCACAAAGCTCGTCTCAAGCGAGGCGAGTTCTTTCCGCCGTTTCTCTATATCTCGGTGATCAACAGCTGCAACCTGCGCTGTCAGGGATGCTGGGTCGATGTTTCGGCGAAGCAGTCGAAGATCGATCTCGATGCGATGGATCGAATGCTGGGCGAAGCCAAGGCGATGGGTAACGCGTTCTTCGGGATCCTCGGCGGCGAACCTTTCATGCACGCGGATATCCTGGAGATCTTCCGCCGGCACCAGGACGCCTACTTTCAGGTCTTCACCAACGGGCACTTCATCACCGACGAAGTCGCCAAGGAACTTCGTAAGCTGGGCAACGTTACGCCGCTGATCAGCATCGAAGGGACCGAGATTATCAGCGATGTCCGCCGTGGCCGTGGTGGCGTGTATAGCAAGTCGATGGAAGGGATTCACAACTGCATCAACAACAAGCTGCTGACCGGCGTGTGTACCAGCTTGTGTCAGTCGAACTTCGACGATCTGCTGCGCGAAGAATGGATCGACCGGCTGATCGAAATGGGGGTCTTCTACTGCTGGTATCACGGTTACCGCGTGGTTGGGCCGGTGCCGAATCCTGATCTGGCGTTGACCCCAGAGCAGCAACTGGCGGTGCGAAAGTTTGTCGTCGAGATGCGCACGAAAAAGCCGATTGCCATTATCGATGCTTACCACGATGCCGACGGAAACGCACTTTGTCCGGCGGCAACCGGGTTCACGCATCACATCAGTCCGTATGGCGATATCGAGCCTTGTCCCGTAATTCAATTCGCGAAGGAATCGATTCACGATGAACGTCCACTGCGTCAGGTGTTTAACGAGTCGGAGTACCTGCGTGATTTCCGTGAACTGGCGGCTAAGAATACCCGCGGCTGCATCATCTTAGAGCGGCCCGATCTTCTGGGTGACTTTGCCCGTCAGCATGAAGCGAAAGATACCACCGTGCGCGGCGAAGCTTATCAAGAGCTCGACGTCCTTAAGTCGAATCCATCGCAATACAATCCCGGCAATGAAATACCCGAGAAGAGTTGGGTCTATTGGCTGTTGAAGAAATATGCCTTCCACGACTATGGGGCATACAAGAAGAACTTCAATATCGAGAACTGGCAGCCAACGATTCACCAAGGCGAGACCTCTTCGCCTGCGGTACCAGATAACCTCGTGCAGCTGGAGGTCGATTCGTCGAGCAAGGCGTGAATTCGTTGAATGTCCGGTAAATTCCCACTAAACTAAAGTTGTTTTGTGGACGACAGGCGTAGCCAGATTTTCAGCGATTGCCTCGACCTTTTCTCCAGCCATCGGAAATCTCCATGCGTCTCGCTACCTGCCTGATTGTTCTTATGCTGGGTTCAGCCTTATACGGGCAAGACCCTTCCAAGCTTCCCCATGGCGAGCATTTGCCGGGCGTCGATAACGTTCTGAAGGTGACACCGCATGTCGTCAGCGGCAGTCAGCCGCACGGCGAAGAGGGATTCAAAACGTTGAAATCGCTGGGCATCGACGTGATTGTCTCGGTCGATGGGGCCACGCCAGATATCGAAAATGCCCGTAAGTATGGCATGCGGTACGTGCATGTGCCGATTGGCTACGACGGCATTTCGGATGAGGCCCAGGCGGCACTCAAACGCGTGATGAAAGACTTTCAACAGGACAAGATCTTCTTCCATTGCCATCACGGCAAGCATCGAGGCCCGGCGGCCGCGGCCGTTGCTTGTTACGAATCGGGTGATCTATCGCAGAACCAGGCCCTCGACTTCATGCGCAGTGCCGGCACCAGTTCTGACTACGGTGGACTGTGGAAAGAGATAACCGAGTTCAAACCCATTCCGATCACGACCGAGCTTCCCATGCTGGTCGAAGTTGCCGAGGTGGAATCGGTTGCGGCTGCGATGGCCAAGCTCGACCGCATCTATGACGAGCTGGTTCTGTGCGAAAAAGCCGCTTGGAAAGCACCTCCCGAGCACGCCGACCTCGATCCCACTCAACAGGCCTTGCTATTGCAAGAAGGGTTGCATGAAACTGGGCGGCTACTTGGCGAAGACCAATACGATGCCAAGTTTCGTAAGATGCTGGCCGAATCGGAAGCCCTCGGCAAAACGCTGAAGCAGCAGATCGAAGCTGGCCAACAGTCGGAAGCCAGCAAGACGCTTAAAGCAGTCAAAGCGTCTTGCTCGGCCTGTCATCACGACTATCGCAACTAGCGAGATCTGCCCGAAGTACTTTCGGTCTCGATCTTGACCATGTTCAGGACTCCCTTTTGGGCATCGAGTTCAAACTTGAACTGCCCCAGGAAGCTCATCCCCAAGAGGGGAGCGGCGTTGACGGCCGTAGGACTAAGGACCGCACACTCAACGTCTTTCACCGTGAACTTGCCAACGCGAACCAAGGGAATGGTTTTCAGGTTGGCTTTAATCTGGCTGCCGTCGGCTAGTTCCAGAATGATTTCGGGGTCTTCCGAGGTCACCTCGATTCCGCACTTGGCTGCCATCTGAAAGGGTAAGCTGATCAGGCTGGCACCGGAATCGACGTGCATTTCGACGTTGTGTTCTCCGTTGAGAACCACCGAGACCATCATCGCGTTTCCACCATCGTCTCGCAGCGGAATCTCTTCCGACAGAATCGAATCTTCCATCGACTTCAGTCGGATCAATGCGCTCTTGAAAGCTGTCGAGGCACCCAGCTCGAAACTGTTTTCAGAGCTGCTATTGAGCTTGCTGACCGTTTCCTTGACCGCGGGATCGGCGGCAAGTTCGGCATAACGATTGTTGATTGAATCCGCCAGTTTTCTCAGCCCGAGGACGTGTTCAATGTAATCCTCGCGGGCTTTGCTGGCCTCGGCTCTGGCGTTCTTCGACGCCTTTTCCATCTCGGTCAATTGTTGCTCCAACAATCGAATCTGAGCGACATTGGCATTGATGGCACCGACCAGTCGATTATTTAACGTGATGTCGCCGGGGCCAAGCTGGGTCAGCTGAGCATTGAACTGAACGTTGGCCTGCGTCATTCCCGTGATTCGTCCCCGAATCATTTCTTCCTGCTGTTTGATGGTTGCCAGCTCTTTGTCTTTCGTGAACAGGGCTCGCTTTAGTTTGCTTGAGTCTTTTTCCTCTTTGCTGAACTTCGTTTCATCGTCGAGAATCAAACCGCGGCTCAAGGCACGCAGGCCTTTGGCTTCGAGCGCCTTCGTAGGGGATTCATCCATCGCGGCATCAGGGGCCGAGCCCGGCTGAGACTTGAGGAACTCTTGGTCTTCGGTACTGAGCCGGTTTAGTGGAACGGTAATGACCTGTCCATCAGCCCGCTTCAGGGCGACTTTATCGCCGTCAACTTTGACCAGTTCGGCTTCGACGGTGTAGCCACCATCAGAACTCTTCCACGTACGGGCCGATGCAATCGAGGTAACAGCTAGTAAGAATATGACTGTCAGCGACATCAATGCTTTAATTGGCATGACGACTTCTCCCTGCCTTGCAGAATACGACCAGGTCAGTCTGGTCGATGGTGAGAATAGTGAATTGATAAGAACAGATTGGCAGAGCGAGTATAGTCCAACCACATGAACGAGGCAAACTCATTTGGGGGGTTAAACAGGCCGGATTGGCCCCCCAACCGTGTTAAGTCCCTGAGAAGGCTTGCTTTAGATATCTAGCTCGTCTACGGCATCGATCAGGTCGTCGAGTTCGTCTTTTGCGCGATCGTCCTTTTCGGCCTGACGCTTGGGGACCCCCACGGCCTCACCGACCGCCTCGCGGCCTGCCAGGAGAAGCTGTTCGTCTCGCTCGCGGACGGCCGTATCGAGCGACTTTTCGTCTTCCTGCGGCTTGCCAAATAGCTGCGATAGATCGATCTTCAATCCACCCCCAGCCACTTCATCGCTTCCGGCGATCGTGGGCGTTTTATGCTGTGGGAAGATGATCGCGTTTTCCGGGCACACGCGGCTGCATGCTGGACAGCCTTTGCGGCAGTTGTCTGGCATTTCGACCAGAATGGTCTCGACACCGTCGACGCCATACACGCCGAACAGGCAGAAGTCGATGCATTCCATGCAATTGGTGCAGCGGCTGTAGTCGATCACGGGGTACCAGCGACGCGTGGCATCTTCTTCGATGCGCAGCGGCTCGATCGCTTTCGGCGCTTCGAGTTCTCCGCCTTCTTTCAGGGCAGTATCGTTCGTCGGATTGGCAACGCGGGCTAACTGCTGTGGAGTAGGAGAAGGTGCTACTCCAAGTCCGCCCAACTGAACGACCTGGGTCGAGATCTCCTTCTGGATCCGTTTGACTTCGTCGACAAATTCTTCGACGTTGTTGGAAACGCGAAGGTCGATGCAGTAGATGAACCGGTTAGGCAGCGGGCGGTTCTCGATAACGCGCAGCTTGTCTTCGTCAGCCGGTTCGTCATCCAGCAGGTCGTCTTCGTCTTCGTCCGTTTCATGCACCAGCAAGGTCGTCCCTTCCTTGCCACGGATGTTGTTCCGGTCGAGGGTCCAGCGAGTGGCACGTTCGTACAGCCAAGAGATCACCACGAAATCGGTGGTGATCGCTTGCAGCCCCATGATCCCAGGGCCGTCCGCCTTCAAGTCGTATAGATGCGGAACGATCGTGACCTCGATACCAGGCTCAAACAGAAGCGACGCAACGATATCCTCTTCTAGCTTGCGCTTGGCAGGGTTGTTGCTTTGGCCTTGGCTGACGACGACCGTCAAACGTTTGGGCATGGGGTTACTCGTTCAGTTGTCCCTTGATGGTCCGCTGGGTGATTTCCCAGACCGACGCAAGGTGCTCGATATATTGGTGCGGGTCGAGCAGCTTTTCGCCGCTCCCTTCAATCTCGTAGAGCCATCCTTCGCCGTACATATCGACGTTAATCCGCGAAGGGTCGCTCATCAACTCGGGGTTCAACCGCGCCAGAACACCGGGAATGGGGGGGTAGAGCTCACTTTCGGCTTTGCTGCTTTCAATAAAGCCGATCTCTTGACCTTCGGCAATTGTAGCACCTTCGTCAACCTGCCATTCCAGGAAATAGACATCCTGGAGCAAACGCACGGCGTAAGCAGAAAACCCGAAACGGTATGCATTTCCGCTTCGGGTTGCCCAACAGTGGTTTTTGGCATATTGCCGGTCGGTGGGGAAGCGGGCCTCGAACTTCCCCATCATGAAGACCAACTCGTCGCTCATTAGGTGTACCGCACCCCTTGGAACTGCGGTTCAAAGAACGGCGGCAGCAGACCATCAGCACGCAGCAAGCCGTCTCGCGTTAGTTCGATGCGGTCGCCGTTGACGGTGACAAAGCCTTCTTCCTGATACTGCTTCCAGATGTCCGACCATTTGTCGAGGATCTCGACCCCAAACTTTTGGCGGAAGTAGTCGGCATCCAGGTAACCGCGTTTGAGCAGCAAGATCGTCTCGCGGATGAGCAGCTGCTCCGGCGTCGGACGATAGGCCCGCTTCAGGGGAAGTTCTCCCTTGTCGAGCAAGGTGCCGGTGTAGTCGGCCCACTCGGTCTTGTTCTGGTAGTGAATTCCGCTGATGTGTCCGAAACTAGCCACGCCGGTGGCGAGCAAGTCGCTACCACCGAAGAGGTTGTCGCGGTAGCTGAAGTTCACCTTCGTAGGATCTTTAACCATGGTGTAGGCGCTGCTGACGCTGTAGCCTGCTTTGGCTAGTTCGTCGAACGCATAACTAACCCAGGCCCGCTTCATGGGCCAATCGGCAACTGGTGTCTCGATCTTGTTCCCCAGGATGTCCTGCGAGTAGACCGTATTGAACGGCAGTTCCATCTGGTAGATGGTTACGCTCTCAGGCGAGAACTCGAGGACCTTTTTGATGTTCTCTTTCCACGTGTCCCACGTTTCGCCCACCATGCCGGCGATCAGGTCGATGTTGACGTTGGGGAACTTGGCGGCTTCGATCCATTCCCAGGCGGTGTAAACCTCTTTGGAAAGGTGAGCCCGTCCGTTTTCTTCCAGGATGTGATCGAAGAAGTTCTCGACGCCCAGGCTCAACCGGGTAACACCCATATCGCGAAGCGCTTTCACTTTCGATTCACGCAGCGTACCAGGCTCGCACTCGAAGGTGACTTCTTCGGCCTGGTCCCAGCTGATGCTCGTTCGCAGTCGATCTTCCAGACGCTTGAGCTGTTTTGGGCTAAGAAACGACGGCGTCCCCCCCCCAAAGTAAACGAAGCGGAACGGTCGTCCCCCCATCGCTTCGGTCTGGCTGACCAGTTCGATTTCCTTCACCAGGGCCGAGACATATGTTTCGACTTCCTGCGAATTTTTGTCGGTGTAAACGCGGAAGTAACAGAACTTGCAGCGTTTGCGGCAGAACGGAACGTGTAGATACAAACCCAGCGGCACGCCTTCGCGGGGCGCGGAATGCATCGCCGTATTGAGATCGTCGGCGTACTCCTCGCTCCACTGCGAGAACGGCGGATAGTTGGAAATGAAGTAACTACCGACTTCGGTCTTCGTGGAATCGGTGGCCATGAATCAATCTTGCTTTCTGCTAAAGGTAACCTGCCGATGGCCGGCATTAGCGAAAGGGTGCTCTATTTTTTGTCGGCGAAGCAGTACAACACGCCTCGCTCGGTGGCAATCAGCAGGCATCCGTTCGACACCGCCGGGCCTGCGGGGAAGCCGCTCTTGGCCTCGTATTGCCAAACTTCTTTGCCGGTATTCAGGTCGACGGCGCGAACGCGGCTATCGGCCGAACCGAAGTAAACACGCTCTCCGGCGACAACCGGAGAGCTGTTGATCTTACCTCGGGCTTTGAACGTCCATTGCTCTTTTCCCGTCTCACGATCCAACGAAACGAGGTTCTTACTGAACGAACCAAACACGACGCGATCAGGCAGTACCGCCGCGCTGGCTCGGATCTGTTGTCGGTTCCTATCGTCTTGAAACTGCCAGACGACCTTCAAGTCTTTCCAGTTGATCGCGAAGAACGAACCCGCTTCGGTACCGAAGTACGCGACATCATCGCGCACGGCCGGTGCGGAACCGGTCGGGCCGTCGATGGGCACCGTGCCGAGCGGTTCTCCTTTATCCAAATCGATCACGTGCAGCTTGCTGTCGCAACCGGCAACGAATCCCCGATTGGAAACGACCGTTGGCATGCAGCGGATTTGATCGTCGATCTGAACTTTCCAGGCCAGCTTTCCATCTTCTTTATTCAAGCAATACAGATTGGCATCTTGCGAGCCGATCAGGATTTTGTCTTGGTAGAAGTTGACGCTGCCGTTGATTTCCAGGCCGGTTTCAAATTTCCAAAGAAGCTTGCCATCGTCGGCATTCAGGCAGTGCAGCACTCCGTCGATATCGCCAACGTAGATTCGACCTTCGCGATAGGCAGGTGAACCCATGAACCCGGAAAGCTGATCGACGTTTCCTTCATAAGTCCAGACTTTCGATCCATCCTCAAGCTTCACCGCGTAGACGCGACCGTCGAGGTCGCCGATGTACACGATCCCATCGACGACGATCGGCGTGGCCTCGAAGGCACCATTGTCGATTTCCAGCTTCCACCGGACGTCCAGGTTGTCGGAGAGAGTTTCATGCGAGACACCCTGAGCGAGGGCATTACCGCGATACAAGGGCCAGTCCGCGCGCAGCTGAGCGACGGCAACCCATGCGAAGAGCATCGCGGTCAGCAGATTCGTCAGTCTGGATTTCATGGCGGAATCCTTGAAAGTGGGGCCGGCGGAAGGAAGTTCCCTCATTTTACTCAAAGGTCTCGGCCAAGGCACATCACAGGGGGATTACTGCAACGCCGACCGGTAGAGCTTCGAGAACTCGTCTGCATCGACATCGCGGGGATTGAAGTGCCCGGTCCACTGCTTGGCGGCGTCGGCGGAAAGGGTATCGAGCTTTTCGCCGTTGATCGACAATTGATTCAAGTTGGTTGCCAGTCCTGCGGCATCGACCCAGCTTTGCACGAGGTTTGCTAAGCCCTCGGCACCTTGATCGGGTGATGGGTAGTTGGGCAAATCGACCGGAATGGAAAGCAAGTCTTGGTATAGCTCGTTGAAGGCTTCGCCGTTGTAGCGAATGACCGAGGGAAGCATGACACCGACGGCTTGCCCGTGCACCACGCCGTAGTGGGCGGTCAAAGGATTGGCCAGGGCATGGGCCGCACCGAGCATGGAGTTTTCGATCGCCAGACCGGCGAAACAGGCCCCTAACTGCATTGCGCCTCGCGCTTCGACATCCTCAGGATTGCTGAGCACGCGGGTAAAATTACCGGCCAATAGTCGCCATGCTTCGCGGCTAAAGCTCAGGCTCACTTCGTTGCGCTTCTTCGTAACGAACGTTTCCAAGGCGTGACTGATCGCATCGATCCCCGTCAGGGCCGTCACCTTTTGTGGCTGAGTTACAGTCAGTTTCGGGTCGAGCAAAGCGATTCGGCAGGCCGCTTTTTTATCGCCGCAGGCCATTTTGACGTGCGTCTGAGCGTCGGTAATCAGGGCAAACGATTGCGCTTCACTGCCGGTTCCGGCCGTGGTGGGAACGGCGATCATCGGAAGCATCTCTTGGGTGGCCTTGCCGACTCCCCAATAGTCCTTCATCTCTCCGCCGTTGGTCAGCAGGAAGTTGATTCCTTTGGCGCAGTCCATCGCACTGCCGCCACCTAGCCCCACGATCAGCTCAGGCTGATGCTGCTGGGCGAATGCCACGCCACGGGCGACGTTTTCGGTCGAAGGATTTTCCTGCACGCCGTCAAACAGAAACGCCTCGACGCCAGCCGATTCCAGGCATTCGATTCCGCGCTGCGTATGCCCCGCGTGGATGACTCCAGGATCGCTGACCACAAGCGCTCGCTTCGCGCCGAGCTCGATGGCCAGTTCGCCGAGCCGCTGTAGGCTGTCCGGACCAAACACAATCCGTGTGCGTGGCTGGAAGTCGAATGGAATCATGCCTCGGGATCCTGTTTCGTGCCGGTGCCCTCTCTTCTGTCCGCGCTCAGAGAGATAGGGTAAAGGGCAGCTGCGTGCCCGCATTTCCCCTTGCCCTGTTCCCATTCCCAAACGGGAGAGAAGGCAGAAGCAAGGGGCAGTCTCTCTCGAATACTACGATGCTGCGACTTGAACCGGAGCCGATTGATAGGCTCGGCTGCGGAAGAGGAACTCGATGATGTTTCCTTCGTGCGGTTGCAGCCAATCGACCTTGTGGGTCGGGATCGGACCGATGTTCAGGCGATCGATGTGCGTCGCGTTGACCAGTTGGCGGGCAAATTCTTCGTTGCCGGTGATCGCCGTGCAGATCAGCGAGTATCCCATTTTCTTGATCATCTCTTCCTGTGGGCATTCGACCACTGAGACGAACGGGAACATGTATTCCTTGCTGGCGACCTGCTTCTCTGGATTTTCCGCGTGCACGACCATCGGCTTGAGGTAATCGCAGCGTTCCATTTGAATCAATCGTTCGCCGTACGGCGCGGTAAAGTCGGTCACGCCATCTTCAGCGAGGTCGGACTCGATCATGCCCCACACAGCCGGAGCCATGCCTGGCATGGTGAACGCAGCCAATGCGGCTTCGTCGTCGGTAGGGTCTTTGATTTCGGTCGGACCGATCTTTTCGGCAATCGCCTGAGCGATTTCCTTCGTGTGACGCGAAGCCCAGATGCCAGAAGCATTAATGCAGCTACGTCCGCTGTTAGCGAAAACGCTCTGCACCATCAGGTCCAAGTACTGCGGCCAATCATCCACCACGTCGTCGGCTAGCAGGATCTTGCTGAAGCCTGGGCCGTGTGGCTGGACCTTTGGGTTGCCAGCGTACTGATCGATGGTCTGCTGGCCGCCGAAGACCATTGCTCGATCGACCGACGAGAGCAGGGCGGAGCCTACGTCCCCACCAGCACCGGGATACAAGCTGAATGCTTCGGCTGGCAGGCCAGCTTCGACCATGGCAGAGAA
Above is a window of Blastopirellula marina DNA encoding:
- a CDS encoding ATP-binding protein, which encodes MPKRLTVVVSQGQSNNPAKRKLEEDIVASLLFEPGIEVTIVPHLYDLKADGPGIMGLQAITTDFVVISWLYERATRWTLDRNNIRGKEGTTLLVHETDEDEDDLLDDEPADEDKLRVIENRPLPNRFIYCIDLRVSNNVEEFVDEVKRIQKEISTQVVQLGGLGVAPSPTPQQLARVANPTNDTALKEGGELEAPKAIEPLRIEEDATRRWYPVIDYSRCTNCMECIDFCLFGVYGVDGVETILVEMPDNCRKGCPACSRVCPENAIIFPQHKTPTIAGSDEVAGGGLKIDLSQLFGKPQEDEKSLDTAVRERDEQLLLAGREAVGEAVGVPKRQAEKDDRAKDELDDLIDAVDELDI
- a CDS encoding radical SAM protein produces the protein MYFRLAKRALLETDKRLVAKFLWLMGYKGLRSVQKHKARLKRGEFFPPFLYISVINSCNLRCQGCWVDVSAKQSKIDLDAMDRMLGEAKAMGNAFFGILGGEPFMHADILEIFRRHQDAYFQVFTNGHFITDEVAKELRKLGNVTPLISIEGTEIISDVRRGRGGVYSKSMEGIHNCINNKLLTGVCTSLCQSNFDDLLREEWIDRLIEMGVFYCWYHGYRVVGPVPNPDLALTPEQQLAVRKFVVEMRTKKPIAIIDAYHDADGNALCPAATGFTHHISPYGDIEPCPVIQFAKESIHDERPLRQVFNESEYLRDFRELAAKNTRGCIILERPDLLGDFARQHEAKDTTVRGEAYQELDVLKSNPSQYNPGNEIPEKSWVYWLLKKYAFHDYGAYKKNFNIENWQPTIHQGETSSPAVPDNLVQLEVDSSSKA
- a CDS encoding prenyltransferase/squalene oxidase repeat-containing protein, giving the protein MIDLARIRACYEIAKQDLLNERDPSGHWIGELSTSALSTATAVSALQLALRNGSQSSDADASLIRGGVQYLLDHQNTDGGWGDTDLSYSNIATTMLAVAALTLTSDAEKNPSVLSAANDYIEKKGGIPGLRARYGKDKTFAVPILTNYALAGLVSWKEVAPLPFEAAVLPQSFYKFIQLPVVSYAIPALVAIGQAKYFHDKPWNPVMRMIRGATFNSAAKVLTKMQPESGGYLEAIPLTSFVVMSLASTGRANSQVAQNGLRFIRESVRPDGSWPIDTNLATWVTTLSINALSVLEDDNSHLTSECLEWLLDCQNKEIHPFTGADPGGWGWTDLSGSVPDADDTPGALLALRNFHDHGDFDEATKEQIHTAAHHGCQWLIDLQNKDGGWPTFCRGWGTQPFDRSGSDITAHALRGLFAWFSWEMTQQKNVGNGWLYLQDQQHNDRWLPLWFGNQDHPEEENPIYGTVKVLCYYREVLFPMFESVDTEELGFPDFEPAKIPVKALNWLANQQNEDGGFGGGQAVKDATNGRYESSVEETSLAIEGLLCDNKGIENYPGLEKAVDWLCRRVEENSHIECSPIGFYFSKLWYYEKLYPRIMTVSALAHVCRALQSYDRGNALSGSGTRESS
- a CDS encoding cytochrome c, which codes for MRLATCLIVLMLGSALYGQDPSKLPHGEHLPGVDNVLKVTPHVVSGSQPHGEEGFKTLKSLGIDVIVSVDGATPDIENARKYGMRYVHVPIGYDGISDEAQAALKRVMKDFQQDKIFFHCHHGKHRGPAAAAVACYESGDLSQNQALDFMRSAGTSSDYGGLWKEITEFKPIPITTELPMLVEVAEVESVAAAMAKLDRIYDELVLCEKAAWKAPPEHADLDPTQQALLLQEGLHETGRLLGEDQYDAKFRKMLAESEALGKTLKQQIEAGQQSEASKTLKAVKASCSACHHDYRN
- a CDS encoding TIGR02281 family clan AA aspartic protease, which codes for MPIKALMSLTVIFLLAVTSIASARTWKSSDGGYTVEAELVKVDGDKVALKRADGQVITVPLNRLSTEDQEFLKSQPGSAPDAAMDESPTKALEAKGLRALSRGLILDDETKFSKEEKDSSKLKRALFTKDKELATIKQQEEMIRGRITGMTQANVQFNAQLTQLGPGDITLNNRLVGAINANVAQIRLLEQQLTEMEKASKNARAEASKAREDYIEHVLGLRKLADSINNRYAELAADPAVKETVSKLNSSSENSFELGASTAFKSALIRLKSMEDSILSEEIPLRDDGGNAMMVSVVLNGEHNVEMHVDSGASLISLPFQMAAKCGIEVTSEDPEIILELADGSQIKANLKTIPLVRVGKFTVKDVECAVLSPTAVNAAPLLGMSFLGQFKFELDAQKGVLNMVKIETESTSGRSR
- a CDS encoding PQQ-binding-like beta-propeller repeat protein yields the protein MKSRLTNLLTAMLFAWVAVAQLRADWPLYRGNALAQGVSHETLSDNLDVRWKLEIDNGAFEATPIVVDGIVYIGDLDGRVYAVKLEDGSKVWTYEGNVDQLSGFMGSPAYREGRIYVGDIDGVLHCLNADDGKLLWKFETGLEINGSVNFYQDKILIGSQDANLYCLNKEDGKLAWKVQIDDQIRCMPTVVSNRGFVAGCDSKLHVIDLDKGEPLGTVPIDGPTGSAPAVRDDVAYFGTEAGSFFAINWKDLKVVWQFQDDRNRQQIRASAAVLPDRVVFGSFSKNLVSLDRETGKEQWTFKARGKINSSPVVAGERVYFGSADSRVRAVDLNTGKEVWQYEAKSGFPAGPAVSNGCLLIATERGVLYCFADKK
- a CDS encoding coproporphyrinogen-III oxidase family protein, with product MATDSTKTEVGSYFISNYPPFSQWSEEYADDLNTAMHSAPREGVPLGLYLHVPFCRKRCKFCYFRVYTDKNSQEVETYVSALVKEIELVSQTEAMGGRPFRFVYFGGGTPSFLSPKQLKRLEDRLRTSISWDQAEEVTFECEPGTLRESKVKALRDMGVTRLSLGVENFFDHILEENGRAHLSKEVYTAWEWIEAAKFPNVNIDLIAGMVGETWDTWKENIKKVLEFSPESVTIYQMELPFNTVYSQDILGNKIETPVADWPMKRAWVSYAFDELAKAGYSVSSAYTMVKDPTKVNFSYRDNLFGGSDLLATGVASFGHISGIHYQNKTEWADYTGTLLDKGELPLKRAYRPTPEQLLIRETILLLKRGYLDADYFRQKFGVEILDKWSDIWKQYQEEGFVTVNGDRIELTRDGLLRADGLLPPFFEPQFQGVRYT
- a CDS encoding glycine cleavage system protein H, whose product is MSDELVFMMGKFEARFPTDRQYAKNHCWATRSGNAYRFGFSAYAVRLLQDVYFLEWQVDEGATIAEGQEIGFIESSKAESELYPPIPGVLARLNPELMSDPSRINVDMYGEGWLYEIEGSGEKLLDPHQYIEHLASVWEITQRTIKGQLNE
- a CDS encoding iron-containing alcohol dehydrogenase, giving the protein MIPFDFQPRTRIVFGPDSLQRLGELAIELGAKRALVVSDPGVIHAGHTQRGIECLESAGVEAFLFDGVQENPSTENVARGVAFAQQHQPELIVGLGGGSAMDCAKGINFLLTNGGEMKDYWGVGKATQEMLPMIAVPTTAGTGSEAQSFALITDAQTHVKMACGDKKAACRIALLDPKLTVTQPQKVTALTGIDAISHALETFVTKKRNEVSLSFSREAWRLLAGNFTRVLSNPEDVEARGAMQLGACFAGLAIENSMLGAAHALANPLTAHYGVVHGQAVGVMLPSVIRYNGEAFNELYQDLLSIPVDLPNYPSPDQGAEGLANLVQSWVDAAGLATNLNQLSINGEKLDTLSADAAKQWTGHFNPRDVDADEFSKLYRSALQ